In the Apteryx mantelli isolate bAptMan1 chromosome 1, bAptMan1.hap1, whole genome shotgun sequence genome, one interval contains:
- the NDUFB2 gene encoding NADH dehydrogenase [ubiquinone] 1 beta subcomplex subunit 2, mitochondrial, with the protein MLAALGRSAVARLLRAGGGGGAAGLRHAGGGVHIEPRYRQFPQLTRAQVIRSEALAGFMWFWILWHFWHSSDMVLGHFPYPDPAAWTDEELGIPPDDAE; encoded by the exons AtgctggcggcgctggggcgCTCGGCGGTGGCGCGGCTCctccgggccgggggcggcggcggcgcggccgggctgcgGCA CGCGGGCGGCGGGGTGCACATCGAGCCGCGGTACCGGCAGTTCCCGCAGCTGACGCGGGCGCAGGTGATCCGCAGCGAGGCCCTGGCCGGCTTCATGTGGTTCTGGATCCTCTGGCACTTCTGGCACAGCTCGgacatggtgctg GGCCACTTCCCCTACCCCGACCCCGCGGCGTGGACGGACGAGGAGCTGGGCATCCCCCCCGACGACGCGGAGTAG